The window TAAACTTTATTTTTTCTGGGCAATTGTGTGGATAGGTCGAGAATTTTTTGTCATGACATTGCGTCAAATTGCGTTAGAACGTAACACCTTAATTACCGTTTCGTCATATGGCAAATTAAAAACTGTTGCTCAAATCGGATGCTTAACATTTATAATCGCTAATCCCGCTCATACGCTTGGTTTTTTTGCATCATATTGGAATATTGCTGAATTCGCATTGTTACTTTGTGCAACAGCATTATCATTAACAAGCGCTTACAATTACTTTTCTGTATTCATGAAAAATTTTTCTACAAAATTATAG is drawn from Candidatus Babeliales bacterium and contains these coding sequences:
- the pgsA gene encoding CDP-diacylglycerol--glycerol-3-phosphate 3-phosphatidyltransferase, with the protein product MSNKELSLPMILTYIRLIGAPLVLPFFLVYLLPYNIFWLNCSLATLFFLFGLTDFFDGYLARKYHQVTTTGALLDHVADKFLLYSTLIALVTAHKLYFFWAIVWIGREFFVMTLRQIALERNTLITVSSYGKLKTVAQIGCLTFIIANPAHTLGFFASYWNIAEFALLLCATALSLTSAYNYFSVFMKNFSTKL